One genomic segment of Brassica napus cultivar Da-Ae chromosome A3, Da-Ae, whole genome shotgun sequence includes these proteins:
- the LOC106443645 gene encoding auxin-responsive protein SAUR36, producing the protein MRKLVGFIMGRRVRRVSRWILGKTRIRRSGYNRLHPTRPTRMLTLPITKLKNWSQRLTQRFSILGSTRRSECKPDPVPRGHLAVYVGQKEGDFRRVLVPIVYFNHPLFGELLRESEKEYGFRHEGGITIPCLYSDFQRVKTRIASGLDSDRIFPWSRLCSS; encoded by the coding sequence ATGAGGAAGCTCGTAGGGTTTATAATGGGGAGACGGGTTCGACGAGTCTCTAGATGGATTCTTGGGAAAACCCGGATCCGTCGGTCCGGATACAACCGGCTACACCCGACCAGACCAACTCGCATGTTGACACTGCCGATCACCAAACTCAAAAACTGGAGCCAACGCCTAACACAAAGGTTCAGCATATTGGGGTCTACGAGAAGATCCGAATGTAAACCTGACCCGGTTCCACGGGGACACTTGGCGGTTTACGTGGGTCAAAAAGAAGGTGACTTTCGCAGAGTTTTGGTGCCCATTGTTTACTTTAACCATCCTCTGTTCGGTGAGCTGCTCAGAGAATCCGAAAAAGAGTATGGATTCCGACACGAAGGAGGCATCACAATACCTTGTCTGTATTCAGACTTCCAACGTGTCAAAACCCGAATCGCTTCCGGGTTGGATTCTGATCGGATATTTCCATGGAGTCGTCTTTGCAGCAGTTAA